Genomic window (Oncorhynchus mykiss isolate Arlee chromosome 21, USDA_OmykA_1.1, whole genome shotgun sequence):
AATCTGCGctattgaaatgtaaaggcaatgttcccgtaTTTGGAGAAAACACCTTTATCTTTTGATCTTTTGGGGCTTTCTCTAGCgctggattcaatctgtatcgcagAAGATCCGCATTAAAGTCATGTCTGATTGAGccaacatatgcagcgtttaccgtgaatgaagTCTCCGCGAACGCGGGAACTATGCCTTTAAATGTCAGTATAATGCAGATCTTCCGCGATACGGATTTAATCCAGCCCCTAGTCCACAATATAGCCACGTTTATACCTGGTGTTAACGTGTCCTGATCCTGTCAACATTCTGATTGCGCCCATATTTTTTGACAAGTGTAAACAATTAAAATTAGTACCTCCGGAGATAGTCAGTGATGCGTTGTAATGTAGCTAGATTTCTTACAACTGTAAACATCTGAATTATCAAACCATTTAAATCATTCcttctaaaatcattgacaggtggcAATATTGGCTTAACATTAAATACAAATTTGCTTTACACTGAAAGCTGAAATGTACCTTTTTCAAGGATGGGGATCAGCAAGATTAGAACCTGTGATCTTATGGTCCCTGGCCCAGTGCATTGCACCAGCAGAGGTGAAGGCACTATGCCTTTTCCCCACATTTAAAGCTGTTCAGGCAGAAAGGTAGGTCAATTTGGAACTCAAGACCCAAAATATTTCCCCTCCCCCTCATGTAACTCCGTCCACTGAGCATTTATCCAATCAAGTCGTCCAAGGATCACAATCAATTATTTTGGGGCTTTATTCAGTCCGTATCGCAGTAGTTCAGCGCCATAGAAATTGAAAGGCAATGTTCTTGCGTTAGCAGcactgcattcacagtaaacactgCATGTCGGCTAAAttggaaatgacctttacatttcaatcgtGCTGAACTTCGGTGACAAGGATAGTCAAGCCCTCAGTTTACTTTAAAAAAgggtaaatacattttaaacttgTCCGTATTAACAAAGCAAATAATGCTGTTGGTTATGTATCATATGTAAAAATGATAAAACAATGAAGTATGAGCATTACCAGTAAGACCATGGGGCATGTCAAGTTCATTCAATTTTATTATGCAATACTGTTCACTTATCCTCCagtgtattttttatatatttcaaATCATAAAACTGAGCTAGTGTGATCATGAGTAATCATATGGATTCATGAGTAACATTCACCCAATCAGGGTACAAAATAAAACAGCATTAGGATCAGACAGGGGAAGGGTGCGTTCTTATTGTGCTGTCTGCACCCCTGTAAACTGGAGACATGATTACACATCTGTCCCGTGTAAAATACGGTCAAATGAAGCAGGTATAACACATTTTCAAATTTGTGAAAATAAACAAACACCTGGTAGGGTAGGCGTACCAAGGATTGGTCACAACAGATTAGAAAGTGCTTGACGGATCCCTTACAACAGAGGACAACACAGAAAATGTCTGATAAAACTGCAGTTCCTCACAATAAAATGACAGCTCTTAAGATTGTTAAAAAAAGACCAGCTCAACACGACATTAAAACGAATCATTTTGAGCCGATAGGAACTCCAGGTCCAATTCATTAAGGCAGGCCTTTGAAGGCGTTAGAAAAGTCCCTAGTTGTGGATCTCATCAAGGAGTTAGTCCAAAGTGTCTCAGTGTGGCTTTGTGTAAAGACATCGACCTGAGTgcgtgtgggggtgtgtgtgggggtgtgtgttgtGGCAGACAGGTCTATGCGTCACTAGGCTGGCTGGTCCAGGGAGTTCTTATACCAAACTACCTTATTGGGATCTGAAACAGAAAATAAGACAGCATTTAGTGACAGGCAGCATTGTCAAACCTCTCATACAATCTAGCCCTTGGGGGCTGCAGCAAGGACTTCTGAAAAGGGAAACACactagatttaaaaaataaaaaaaaaacatctcaagtTGTATCCTTCTTTAGAACCATTAGGGTGCATGATACAAATGTTTTTGCAGACAAGATACAGCAAGTTTAAATGATGTCACTAGTAGGATCTCCCCCAGAACCAATACAATTGGCCTACTGGTCATGCTGAATAACCACAAACAATTTTCACTAGCCTAGTGAAAATTGTGTTCAGTAGCGCTTTCAACACCATCTACTTATTGAGAAGCTGGTAAACTGTAGTCAGGTGAGATTTAACCCTGCCATCTCTTCATCTAGAAAGATTAACAAGGGAGCCCTGTAAGGTTGCGTACAATTGCCAAGCCTCTGGCCCAGCCTTCTTTAAATATGCGGACGACACTCCGCTGGTGGGATTCCTTAAAATCATATCAAGCCTCACCTGAAGGTCTCGACAGAGAAACATCCAAATTCATCCAGTGATGCCAAGACAACTtccttaaaaaataaacattaagAAAAATGGAGATGgcaattgatttaaaaaaatatgacccccccccccccagcgaaAAGAGCAACGGGGAATCAGTTGGAATTGAGAGACAATGTGAAATTCAATGACTGTGCCCTCACAAAAACAGAGATTGTTCTTCACTGCACTTATTCTTCTACGCGTTTAAACCAAATAtttttataactaaaccaagagaCCACAGCCCGTTCGTTGTTTCAAATTGGAACAAATGAGTCAATAGTCCAAGTGGATCCTTCACATTTATATATCAGTCTCATCGTTCCATCTGTATTTAAACCGTCTTGTATTATTGGGTGTTTTTACATATTATGGTGGGATAATAAAATATATCAACGTTTAACAAATCGAGCCATTAAAGAGACCATTTAATTTTTAAAGTAAcgtttgtccgttttttccccaACCTCGAAAGTAATGTCAAGATGAAACCATGTCCCACGACAGTGGTTGTGTGTGTCCAGCTATACGCCACAACTCCAAATGAATGGAAAAGATGAGCACCGTTTCATTTCCTGGTTTTATTGGGTGACCGCATTTTCTATTAATTTGGGTTGGAGGCATATAGCTAAACTGAATTTACACCACTGATGTTGTAGGATGTGATTTTCTCTTGACATTAGACTACTTTAGAGGTCTGAAAACATCTTAAAATCCTTTAAAATTATGAGCCCTGCTTCAGAGATTCTATTGCCCAGCGTGGAGAATGGAGAATCCGGTCCAAATTCTAATAATGGACCTTCCTGATGAACATCTCACCTTCTTTCTGTTTGTTGCAGGTGACATTCCATTCTAAAAATGAACAAGGTATAATTAGGATTCATAATATGATCCATACAACTTTATGACAGATGCCACAGAAAAATAACATTTATAATACATTAATGTATTATTGAGGTCTTAACCACATCAGCCCTTACCTATTGTGTGATAGTGCAGAGCCTCCTTTAGATGGTGACAGGTGAGAAGCAGCTTCCCATTGATCTTTGCTTCCTCTTCTCTGTACTGGTCAATGGAGATTGAGGTAGTGACAGGAACTGGGATTTCACCACTGGCCTGGACTGTGTGATGCCTCTCTTGTGTTGGGTTCGCGGTTTCACCTCGAAATGTGAGCTGAGGTGCTGCTATGGGGGCAGGAGAGGGAACTGAACCCTCTGTGGCTTGGAGGACCTCACTGATGAAACTAAGTCCCCACTGGTTCTGCAGCAGGACACCGATGGCTGGGCGGCCCTCCTCCTCCAGCACTCCACCCACTGCCCCTGACTTCACTTTCGAGGCATAGCTGATGGTTGGCTGCAGCTTGGCAGGGCTGTCCTGCACTGGAAAAGCAGGTGGGTGCTTGAGTAGAGACAGGCTGTCCTCCACCCACCTCTCCTTCTGGCTCTGCTTCGGGGGCCTATCTGCCACACGCCCTGCCCCCCTGGGCCCCTCTCTGCGAGGGCCACGGCCTTTGTGCTGGCCTCTACGATCTCTGTCTCTACGGTAAGTGAAGGCATGTACATGGGCGGGTCCGTTCAGGTTGCCCTCGAGGGCCTGGGGTGAAGCTTGGCAGGGCTGCTGGTCAACCCCAGTTGGGcagcctccacctcctccaccacagtTGCCAGACCCAGGTGATAGGCGGCGGTTGCCAATGTGAGCCTCTGGGTTGGTGGAGGACACAAGGCCAGCAGGATCACACAGGGTGTCAGACTCGCACACTGTGTTGGCCTCCCATGTACCTAAAGTTAGATATAAGGTAAAGGAAGATCGTTAGAATCCCCTAATAATTTAAGAAATATAGTTTTTTAAATGGAACAGTTTAAAGTACACATTTATGTTATGGTTTATTGGTGAAATTATGAACTAGCTAACTATCAGAGTACCCATCTTAACTTGTTAGGTTTTGTTGGGGCTTTAGGTtaactggctagctaacgttagctagccacatAGCTACGCAGAGCTAGAATGCACGCCACGTTTGGCCTAGCTAGCTACCGATTAAGCTGAatccagaaaaaaaaaaatccagtggCAAATTTTATAATGACACTTAAATGACTTTACAACCATGTTATGCAAGTTGTATGTCATATGAGCAAAAAGCTATGTAACTAACGTTATAACCTTATCGAACTGCCTTGCCAACCAACCacttgctaactagctagctagtctgCTAAGAAACAGAAAAGCAACGTGTATGGAACGTTAACAGTAGCCAACGTCAGCTAACCTGAAACGTAATTTATTTAAAATAGTAACTTATAACTAAGCAGGAGGTACTATAATACGGCCATACCGTTAGTCTTCAAGTATGCATTAGAACAATAAACAATttcctggctagctagctagcattacgtTAGATAAGTTTCATAACACCCCGGCTCCAACACACCGTACCGGGAGTGTTCATTTCAGAACGTTTTACTAACGTTGGCAAACTAGAAAGTCACAAAGTAATGTGCTAATAGCTACCGGTACCCAAAACTCACCTgttttgatatgcatatcttttTGATGAAATGTATTTCTTCTGGAATTAAACCGTTACTGAAAGTTTGTTTACAGCGGTTGTCTTGATTGTGCCCACACGGAAACTGTCGGAGGTGGAAATGACCGTCACCGTTCAACTTTGCCGGATATTGAAGCGCGAATAGAGGGATATTAATCAAATAGTTTTCCCGCCCACAAACCCTTTACAGAAAGGGGAAAATAACATACTTTGTCTTAGTAATTAATAATATTAATAGATTTAATTCTGTCTGAATCATGTGCCTGGATTTACCAATAACTTCTATAATCGAATTTCTGATATCTgaaataatatttatttaacaCACATCAATGTATTTCTTCCCTTTAGCTCTTTTCCCTTTTCAGAGGCCTCTCACCTCTCTGCCTATCCATCCTACTCTCAACATGTTTCTCAGGCACCTCTTTCTCCCTGCTCCTCCAGTCACAGCTGCTCTCTGATGGATGAGAGCCATTCCAGTTGCTGTGCTTTTGCCTAGAAAAAAGCAGCAACTGGTttcctctctgtctagctcttcTACTCCTACCAactccacccctctctgtctctccattccaTTGCTCCCTGCCATTTCCTCCCTGGTCTCGCCATGTCTGGCCCactctgtccttctcctctctgtctttcgccTTGTGGACTCTTTTCTCCTTTCTCCAGAAGCGTGCAACATCACCCAACACACCCAGACTTCTGTGTTTCTGTGCCTGGCACCCAGGGAAGTTGACTTGTCTTCCACCCTCAAGCATTTCACCCTTTGAATTGATCTCCTCTTGAAGTCCTTCAGTTCTCTTGTATGGAAGGCTATGTTGTTGCTTTCCTTTGCCCTTCAATGGAGTCTGGGAGTCTGTCATAGGCCTAGCATTGCCTTGTATCTCCAGAACCATGATGGACATTTCATCACCGGAGGTACAGATTTTTGTAACCTCTACCTCCACTTCCTTTCTTTTACCAATCTCTCTCATTTTCACATATCCATCACTGTTTCGTATCTCCTCACTGTCTCTGGCCTTCTGATGCTCTAACTTTCTTCCTGTAGGACCTTCCTCTCCATCTAAGACCTCTGAAAGTATAACAAAAAAAATCAGTTCACTCATAAttcacaaacaggacaaacatTTATATCAACATCAGTTATGTTGGCCGGTgactttaatgcagagaaacttaaatAAATTTTAccgaatttctatcagcatgttaaatgtgcaaccagagtgaaaacaattctagatcacctttacaccacacacagagacgtgtacaaagctctccctcgcccgccatttggcaaatctgaccagaactctatcctcctgattcctgcttacaagcaaaaattaaagcaggaagcaacagtgactctgtctataaaacagtggtcagatgaagcagatgctaaactacaggactgttttgctggcagagactggaatatgttccgtgattcttccaatggcattgaggagtacaccacatcagttacTGGCTTTATCAagaagtgcatcgaggacgtcgtccccacagtacataccccaaccagaaaccatggattacaggcaacattcgcaccgagctaaagggcagagctgccgctttcaaggagcgggactctaacccagaagcttataagaaatcccgctatgacctccgacgaaccatcaaacagcctaagcgtcaatacaggactaagatctaatcatactacaccggctccgacgcttgttggttgtggcagggcttgcaaacaattacagacgacaaagggaagcacaaccgagagctgcccagtgacacgagcctaccagacgagctaaataacttctatgctcgcttcgagtcaAGTAACACTGACTGTGTGGTCACGCTCTCCGCaaccaatgtgagtaagacctttaaacaggtcaacattcacaaggccgcagggccagatggattaccaggacgtgtactccgagcatgcgctgaccaactggcaagtgtcttcactgatatttttaacctgtccctgactgagtctgtaataccaacatgtttcaagcagaccaccctagtccctgtgcccaagaacacgaaggtaacctatctaaatgactactgacccacgtctgtagtcatgaaatgctttgaaaggctggtcatggctcacatcaacaccattatcccagaaacggaagacccactccaatttgcataccgcaccaacagatccacagatgatgcaatctctattgcattccacactgccctttcccacatggacaaaaggaacacctatgtgagaatgctattcattgactacagctcagcattcaacaccatagtgtcctcatcactcatcactaagctatggaccctgggactagacacctgcaactggatcctagacttcctgatgggccgctcccaggtggtaagggtaggtaacaacacatccgccacgctgatcctcaatacgggggcccctcaggggtgcgtgctcagtcccctcctgttcactcatgactgcacggccaggcacaactccagcaccatcattaaCCATCATTGCTGATGACAATGTCATCACCTGATCACAACAATGTCATCACCTGATCACCGAAAATGATGAgacaggtcagagacctgaccgtgtggtgcaaggacaacaacttctccctcaacgtgatcaagacaaaggagatgattgtggactacaggaaaaggaggactgagcacggcCCCATTCTCAGCgacagggttgtagtggagcaggttgagagcttcaagtcccttggtgtccacatcaccaacaaactaacatggtccaagcacatcaagacagtcgtgaagaggacacatcaccaacaaactaacatggttcaagcacatcaagacagtcgtgaagagggcacgacaaaacctattccccctcaggagactgaaaatatttggcatgggtcctcagatcctcaaaaggttttacagctgcaccatcgagagcatcctgacgggttgcatcactgcctggtatggcaactgctcggcctccgaccgcaaggcactacagagggtagtgcgtatggcccagtacatcaccggggccaagcttcctgccatccaggacctctatatcaggcggtgtccgaggaaggccctaaaaattgccaccctagtcatagactgttctctctgctaccgcacggcaagcggtaccggaacgacatgtctaggtccaagaggcttctaaacagcttttaaccccaagctataagactcctgaacagctaatcaaatggctacccagattatcccccccccccccactatgctgctgctactctctgttattatctatgcatagccattttaataaccctacctgcatgtacataattaccccaattaccttgacaccggtgcccccacatgttgacacattgactctgaactggtacaccctgtatatagccccgatATTGTTATTCACTGCTGTTCCTTAAATATATCCTTAGGTCAATATTCTTATCTTTTTTTTGTGttggtatttttttttaactgcactgttggttaagagcttgtaagtaagcatttcactgtaaggttgtgtAAGGTTTGTCACCtgttgtgacaaataaaattagatttatgACACATTATACTTATCATTAACTTGAATGTTATGCTCTTACCCTGGACTTTTAAGCTCTCTTGAAATGTCTTATTATTCTCCTCTCCAGCCTCTTCTCTTTCCCATGATGCTTTGCTCATCACTCCCTCATCAGTATGTACATTTGTTCTGTTCGTCTTTTCTTTAATCTGTTTTCTATCATATTTTTCTCCCTCATTTGTCTCTACACAACAGTTAGAAATATTTTCCTCAGAGATCTTGCTAATCGTCTCATCCACTTTATGTCCATCTACTTTTTCTATGTCCATTCTTGCTAATTCGTCTGAGATCAAATCTGTTTCCTTACTACATCTTTGTCTCTCTCGTTCCTCTCTTCGCTTGTCCTTACTTCTCTGCCCTGTCCGTACTTTGGTTCTCTTCTCTTTATTCCTGTCATCTGTCTCCACAATTTCCTCCAGACCTAATTTGGCCCAGTCACtaccttcccctcctccactctctttgCCATTTGACCCCTTGCCCTTTGAGGCTTTCTTACTTTGCCCTGTAATGTCCATCACTGTCTCTCCGTCACCCCCATCCTCAGGCCCTCCACCTCCCTCAGTCAGTGTCAACCCCTCAGCAGCCGCTTTCCGGCGTTGCAGGCACTTGATCTTGTAGGCAATGCGGCTCCTTTGCAGGATCATCTCCCTAACCTCTATCGTTCTGGCGTCGGTGCGGCTGAAGCTGGTTCTGGCTAAGACTGGTTCTCTGAGCAGTGGCCGGGACGGAGGCCTGGGACGGAGTCCTATAATGGAACTTTCCATTCCGGACCGGGAGGGCATCCATGTGGTCAAATCACAGTTCCTCTCCCGCTCTCGCTCCCTCCTCcttgccctctttctctctgcccttcGATCTTTGGCACTGTTAAAGTTCctcatgtctttctttttcatctcaTCTTTAATTATCTCGTTTTCTCTCATTAATTTATTGATCCCCTCTCTCAATGACCTCCAAAAAGCCTTGTCCTTCTTAACTTCATTGAGAGCccttgagagagaggagaggaccagctgATTTCCCACTCTCTCCTCATTTAGCTGGTGGAATCCATCGTACATAACTAAGTCTCTCATGTACGGCTTGGGAAGGATTTCTTCAGTGTCTGCCTCTACTGCTCTGGCTATCCTCCACTGTCCATTATGCTCTAAAGAGCGGGAGGGAAAATTTAAATCCAATCAATACATACCTGTAATCTAAATTTACACCAAGAATCACAATAATTAAAATGTTGGATTCAATTTAATATATTTAATCTACCTTGTAGTAACATGGAAACATAGGCTACCCTTTCCTGTGGTCAAAATATGTATAGAAATATAATCAACTACATAATTATCACAATACTCACCAATCAGAGAGTTCCTGTCACACTGTGAGGAGCACTTCTCCCATTCCTTTTCTCCatacttcttctctccctccatcctattgGTCACACTCTCCCCTCTCGTCAGAATGTAGTGTGGCACAGAAACCCATGCAGACTTTATGTCCCAGCTGTATTTGAATTTGTATTCCATCATGTTGTGGTCTTGAGCATAGCGACGGCAGTCATCAGTCTCATAAGAGGGTGACCAAGTATGTCCACTGAGTTGGACTTGACCTTTGGGCCTCATGACTGACTCGCACAGATGATGGCTATGACTGGTGTGAGACAAAGGGTCAACCATGTCATCCTCACGGTCTGACTCCAAAAACTGGTCATCATGACAGGTGATGACACTGCCTAAGTGCATTCTAGATATAAATATTACAATCTCATGTGATCctacagggtctgtagtgaacACAGTTCTG
Coding sequences:
- the LOC110490657 gene encoding uncharacterized protein LOC110490657; translation: MHIKTGTWEANTVCESDTLCDPAGLVSSTNPEAHIGNRRLSPGSGNCGGGGGGCPTGVDQQPCQASPQALEGNLNGPAHVHAFTYRRDRDRRGQHKGRGPRREGPRGAGRVADRPPKQSQKERWVEDSLSLLKHPPAFPVQDSPAKLQPTISYASKVKSGAVGGVLEEEGRPAIGVLLQNQWGLSFISEVLQATEGSVPSPAPIAAPQLTFRGETANPTQERHHTVQASGEIPVPVTTSISIDQYREEEAKINGKLLLTCHHLKEALHYHTIEWNVTCNKQKEDPNKVVWYKNSLDQPA
- the LOC110490660 gene encoding uncharacterized protein LOC110490660; this encodes MELKCIDMSKTPKAQSTLESIQLPKDSDDSLKSGSCEDSLIAEPHADQVDTIKASMNTEIHSVVTKATVVYANQPEALSSEVLLGTEGNGYVADHAVVGSLTPDCDLALVEGLDPGWHTALVLMETLVNPGNDSDLTLSDSSEVSLITDDLPVVDSAVDSRGQQRAEDDLQSTDQLLTRSCADCVTTEKHYTVPFEDSLNSDKEISLNIKDHDDRPAVDFRRDSVSSSDQSLSLVATALGSIVTIDSFNKALLFSNMLDQGKDNPIDQPVVKSQTTENLINPTLVSESIQPLVNEILEDNIISAPDDRTVFTTDPVGSHEIVIFISRMHLGSVITCHDDQFLESDREDDMVDPLSHTSHSHHLCESVMRPKGQVQLSGHTWSPSYETDDCRRYAQDHNMMEYKFKYSWDIKSAWVSVPHYILTRGESVTNRMEGEKKYGEKEWEKCSSQCDRNSLIEHNGQWRIARAVEADTEEILPKPYMRDLVMYDGFHQLNEERVGNQLVLSSLSRALNEVKKDKAFWRSLREGINKLMRENEIIKDEMKKKDMRNFNSAKDRRAERKRARRRERERERNCDLTTWMPSRSGMESSIIGLRPRPPSRPLLREPVLARTSFSRTDARTIEVREMILQRSRIAYKIKCLQRRKAAAEGLTLTEGGGGPEDGGDGETVMDITGQSKKASKGKGSNGKESGGGEGSDWAKLGLEEIVETDDRNKEKRTKVRTGQRSKDKRREERERQRCSKETDLISDELARMDIEKVDGHKVDETISKISEENISNCCVETNEGEKYDRKQIKEKTNRTNVHTDEGVMSKASWEREEAGEENNKTFQESLKVQGDDIVVIR